The following coding sequences lie in one Niabella agricola genomic window:
- a CDS encoding heparin lyase I family protein — protein MNKRFAAHITRISMITAMLFFATTGSVFSQVVGKTILNIDYENGTANSGIPEIEPTSAPGADAVYMVSPGASGNYATAHKVVYGDSAYYSDGNWRSESAALQYLPARFAPGMERRYEFSVLLKDWTPWNTGDPINETNFFQLKVSGGQEVPLQVRTQRNVIRLRYNDAANGVSTKDILNDLRPYVNQWIRFRIDAKWALDATGYIRTYMKLPGQPDYILADEKTGYITFPGDGGNIGYIKWGVYVVPPDITRIIYHDDIRILELSPPPAVSRRGLLWGNSIPDANPGYLDGPYTRAANITDPAAYSNTGNTIYIDPGIQYTPSQNIVYFNSSSPAPGAGDNVEGSPSSDFSRATLTASGATGTPLTPGPGGRYLVNGFNIGTTGSPTPIDLGEYYEFKLSPVAGYTIHFDSIVFSWRRGTTTAPNTFALRSSVDGFSSNISAPVTINNAAGATTVTKYDLSALTGVTQPIILRMYWYGSTAGGSGNSVGLEAFQFYGETVSNIALPAALGSIEAVLQGEGLVVNWQSLRETHNSYFEIQASKDGQHFTTIKTVHSKNGYASTSQSYKASITANEMAALTGLPLFFGFLVLGAHKRSRSKQLLLLLLVAAAIASCNKYHDALSTSQQDPLFVRIKQVDQDGKATYSKVVTVTKTN, from the coding sequence ATGAACAAACGATTTGCAGCCCATATTACCCGTATCAGCATGATTACAGCTATGTTGTTTTTTGCAACAACGGGCTCCGTTTTTTCCCAGGTTGTGGGAAAAACGATTCTAAATATAGACTATGAAAACGGCACAGCCAATTCCGGAATCCCAGAGATTGAACCGACCAGCGCACCGGGCGCAGACGCCGTATATATGGTAAGCCCGGGCGCTTCCGGTAATTATGCCACGGCGCATAAGGTGGTGTACGGCGACAGTGCCTATTATTCGGATGGAAACTGGAGAAGCGAAAGTGCCGCTCTTCAATATTTACCCGCCCGTTTTGCACCGGGAATGGAACGCCGTTATGAGTTCAGCGTATTATTAAAAGACTGGACACCCTGGAATACCGGCGACCCGATCAACGAAACCAATTTTTTCCAGCTCAAAGTGTCCGGCGGCCAGGAAGTACCCCTGCAGGTACGTACACAGCGGAATGTGATCCGCCTCCGTTATAATGATGCGGCCAATGGCGTTTCCACAAAAGATATACTCAATGATCTTCGTCCTTATGTAAACCAGTGGATACGGTTTAGAATTGATGCGAAATGGGCACTGGATGCAACCGGTTACATCAGAACCTATATGAAATTGCCCGGCCAACCGGACTATATACTGGCAGATGAAAAAACAGGTTATATAACATTCCCGGGCGATGGCGGCAATATCGGGTATATTAAATGGGGTGTATACGTAGTTCCCCCGGATATCACCCGGATCATTTATCACGATGATATCCGCATTCTCGAACTCAGTCCCCCGCCGGCAGTGAGCCGCCGGGGTCTTCTCTGGGGAAACAGCATCCCGGATGCCAACCCGGGTTATCTGGACGGACCTTATACCAGGGCCGCCAATATTACAGACCCTGCGGCTTACAGCAATACCGGTAATACGATTTATATCGATCCCGGTATCCAATATACGCCATCGCAAAACATCGTCTATTTTAACAGCAGCTCGCCCGCTCCCGGAGCCGGTGACAATGTGGAAGGAAGCCCGTCTTCTGACTTTTCAAGAGCCACACTGACTGCCTCCGGAGCCACCGGCACGCCTTTGACACCCGGGCCCGGTGGCCGGTACCTGGTCAACGGCTTTAATATAGGAACAACCGGCAGTCCCACTCCAATTGACCTTGGGGAATATTATGAGTTTAAACTCAGCCCCGTTGCAGGCTATACCATTCATTTTGATTCCATTGTTTTTTCCTGGCGGCGGGGCACCACAACAGCGCCCAACACGTTCGCGCTACGATCCAGTGTGGACGGCTTCAGCTCCAATATTTCAGCGCCCGTTACCATCAACAATGCCGCCGGTGCAACCACTGTTACAAAATACGACCTTTCGGCGCTTACCGGTGTAACCCAGCCCATCATCTTAAGAATGTACTGGTATGGCTCCACCGCGGGCGGAAGCGGCAATAGTGTGGGACTCGAAGCCTTTCAGTTTTACGGTGAAACCGTATCCAATATTGCGCTGCCAGCAGCTCTTGGTTCTATAGAAGCCGTCTTACAAGGCGAAGGGTTGGTGGTGAACTGGCAAAGCCTCCGTGAAACCCACAACAGCTATTTTGAAATACAGGCCTCAAAGGATGGACAGCATTTCACGACCATTAAAACCGTCCACTCAAAAAACGGCTACGCGTCCACTTCGCAAAGTTATAAAGCCTCTATTACAGCCAATGAAATGGCCGCTCTGACCGGGCTGCCGCTGTTTTTTGGATTTTTAGTTTTGGGAGCGCATAAACGTTCGCGCAGCAAGCAACTATTATTGTTGCTACTGGTTGCTGCCGCTATTGCATCCTGCAACAAGTATCATGATGCACTGTCTACCAGTCAGCAGGATCCATTGTTTGTGAGAATTAAACAGGTGGACCAGGATGGTAAAGCAACCTATTCAAAAGTAGTCACCGTAACAAAAACTAATTAA
- a CDS encoding RagB/SusD family nutrient uptake outer membrane protein has product MKPLQLNIKRMTTNGCKKGKHIPGEGLLQLGWLLGCLILLNACNKQLDFTADGRLPDVADAFTDYNRVRGYLNSCYGYCPSPSMNRASFTDEAQDADDITSGSDFINWYRGALTASTYAGNSADGSPWTTLFQGIHQCNTFLKYIKTATIYAREGEQEGWIAQAHTLRALYYLQLIKRYGGVPIFKEPLGIKHDFSQDRRAKFGEVVQFILADCDSALTAPDSQFGFPWNIYDNQFGIMTRSIPYAIKSQAITYAMSPLWNDGTFTLEEAAKITAEALFQCTANDYKLFDVTPAATIAQNAYAYYFITSSNDKRTVDKETIFQQGNQLAVWRDAGMPTTAGMSKAGPCPTQDLVDAYEMANGEPPILGYSDADHLVPIVNPASGYDPNNPYVGRDPRFYASIYYNGAVRFLNQPNGRKVASYIGGADSLSEADRRYTRTSYYQRKFNNSVSSQSSNADGAIRLLRLAELYLNFAEMAYQAAGPDVPVTVNETSMSARQAVNAVRKRAGMPDFPAGMSKEAFEKKYRNERRIELAFEEHRFFDVRRWKILDQTDKFVTGMRIRTNGSGLTYTRFRFNDRGSVTDRFLMYPIDKNEVDKIIGLSGVNWQNPGW; this is encoded by the coding sequence ATGAAACCATTGCAATTAAATATAAAGCGGATGACAACAAATGGCTGTAAAAAAGGAAAACATATTCCTGGTGAAGGTCTGCTGCAACTTGGCTGGCTGCTTGGCTGCCTGATACTGCTGAATGCCTGCAACAAACAATTGGACTTTACTGCTGACGGCCGGTTGCCGGATGTTGCAGATGCCTTTACGGATTATAACCGCGTGCGGGGTTACCTTAACTCCTGTTATGGGTATTGCCCGTCGCCCTCCATGAACCGGGCCTCATTTACAGATGAGGCGCAGGATGCGGATGACATTACCAGCGGATCGGATTTTATAAACTGGTACCGGGGGGCACTTACGGCCTCAACGTATGCCGGCAATTCGGCAGACGGAAGTCCATGGACCACCCTGTTTCAAGGGATACACCAGTGTAATACCTTTTTAAAATATATCAAAACGGCTACCATTTATGCAAGGGAGGGGGAACAGGAAGGCTGGATCGCACAGGCACATACCTTACGTGCGCTTTATTATTTACAGCTGATAAAGCGATATGGCGGGGTGCCGATCTTTAAAGAACCGCTGGGTATTAAACACGATTTTTCACAGGATCGCCGGGCGAAATTTGGCGAGGTGGTGCAATTTATCCTGGCAGATTGTGATTCGGCGCTTACGGCTCCTGATTCGCAGTTTGGTTTTCCCTGGAATATCTATGATAACCAATTTGGAATCATGACCCGGTCCATTCCTTATGCTATAAAATCGCAGGCAATTACTTATGCCATGAGCCCGCTGTGGAACGATGGGACATTTACCCTTGAGGAAGCTGCAAAAATAACCGCCGAAGCGCTGTTTCAATGCACCGCCAATGACTATAAGTTGTTTGACGTAACGCCGGCGGCAACTATTGCGCAAAACGCCTATGCCTATTATTTCATTACCAGTTCCAATGATAAAAGAACCGTAGATAAAGAAACGATTTTTCAGCAAGGCAATCAGCTGGCTGTCTGGAGGGATGCAGGAATGCCTACTACTGCCGGTATGAGCAAAGCAGGGCCCTGCCCAACCCAGGACCTGGTGGATGCTTATGAAATGGCCAATGGAGAACCGCCGATCCTTGGGTATAGCGATGCGGACCACCTGGTACCAATCGTGAACCCTGCATCCGGATATGATCCCAATAATCCTTATGTAGGAAGGGATCCGCGTTTTTACGCCTCTATCTACTACAACGGAGCGGTGCGGTTCCTGAATCAGCCCAATGGGAGAAAGGTCGCTTCTTATATCGGCGGTGCTGATAGCCTTTCTGAAGCTGACCGGCGATACACGCGCACCAGTTATTATCAACGGAAATTTAATAATTCCGTATCCAGCCAAAGCTCCAATGCAGATGGCGCCATCCGGCTGTTACGCCTTGCTGAACTGTATCTGAACTTTGCGGAAATGGCCTACCAGGCAGCAGGGCCGGATGTACCGGTTACGGTTAATGAAACGTCTATGAGTGCCAGGCAGGCGGTGAATGCAGTGCGAAAAAGAGCAGGAATGCCTGATTTTCCGGCAGGAATGAGCAAGGAGGCATTTGAAAAGAAATACCGCAACGAACGGCGGATTGAGCTGGCTTTTGAAGAGCACCGGTTTTTTGATGTACGCCGTTGGAAGATCCTGGATCAAACGGATAAGTTTGTAACGGGCATGCGGATCCGGACCAACGGATCGGGCCTTACTTATACGCGATTCCGGTTTAACGACAGAGGCAGTGTAACAGACCGTTTCCTGATGTACCCGATTGACAAAAATGAGGTAGATAAGATCATCGGGCTTTCGGGGGTGAACTGGCAGAATCCCGGGTGGTAG
- the hepC gene encoding heparin-sulfate lyase HepC translates to MIIKKLVPVLLLTTIVLTSSAQQPVGKSGFDLLNLDYPGLEKVKAQVQAQNYPAAANALLNYYKKKSKDPDFSATEEAIELNQPIDKATRAAADSALEHKFKPHKGYGFFDYGKDINWQYWPVKDNEVRWQLHRVKWWQSMALVYRATKDERYAKEWMYQFTDWAKKNPFGLSKDNDKYAWRPLEISDRILNLAPSFNIFVHSSNFTPAFLMAFLTNYHQQADYLSNNYADRGNHRLFEAQRVLFAGVSFPEFKKAAAWRDGGVSILNDEIKKQVYPDGVQWELSPNYHVAMINTFLSALRSAQKAGMDQVFPTSYKETVEKMILATINFSFPDYTYPVFSDAKLVDKSSMLKSYASWAKAFPHNEVIRYYATDGKKGKQPPFLSHGLTTSGFYTFRNGWHHASTVMVLKASPPGAFHAQPDNGTFELWIKGRNFTPDAGCYVYAGDSTIMKLRDWYRQTRVHSTLTLNNENMVITRAALQQWKTGKGLNILTYTNPSYENLDHQRTVLFIDQQYFLVIDRAIGKATGIIGTHFQLKENSNPVFDRQRHAVYTTYADGNNLLIQNLNQDAIALKEEDGKVSYSYRQELERPAFVFEKSKTANAAQTFITLLYPFNGKKAPVITLKEKPGNNYETGTIRLTLTVDGKTRDITVQ, encoded by the coding sequence ATGATCATAAAGAAATTAGTACCGGTCCTTTTATTAACCACCATTGTTTTAACAAGCAGCGCACAACAGCCCGTCGGAAAATCCGGGTTCGACTTACTGAACCTGGACTATCCCGGGCTTGAAAAAGTAAAAGCCCAGGTACAGGCTCAGAATTACCCGGCCGCAGCCAACGCCTTGCTCAACTATTATAAAAAGAAAAGCAAGGATCCGGACTTTAGTGCTACAGAAGAAGCGATTGAGTTGAACCAGCCCATCGATAAAGCTACACGCGCCGCAGCAGACAGTGCGCTGGAGCACAAATTCAAGCCGCACAAGGGTTATGGATTTTTTGACTACGGCAAAGATATCAACTGGCAGTACTGGCCTGTGAAGGATAACGAAGTGCGGTGGCAGTTGCACCGGGTAAAATGGTGGCAATCCATGGCGCTCGTATACCGGGCTACGAAGGACGAACGCTATGCAAAAGAATGGATGTACCAGTTTACAGACTGGGCAAAGAAAAACCCGTTCGGCTTATCGAAAGATAACGACAAATACGCCTGGCGACCGCTGGAAATTTCGGACAGGATCTTAAACCTGGCGCCTTCCTTTAACATCTTTGTACATTCTTCCAATTTTACACCGGCATTCCTGATGGCGTTCTTAACCAATTACCACCAGCAAGCCGACTACCTGTCGAACAATTATGCCGATCGCGGCAACCACCGTCTTTTTGAGGCACAGCGCGTATTGTTTGCAGGCGTATCCTTTCCCGAATTTAAAAAAGCGGCTGCCTGGAGAGACGGTGGCGTCAGCATTCTCAACGACGAGATCAAAAAACAGGTATACCCGGACGGGGTGCAATGGGAACTATCACCCAACTATCATGTAGCGATGATCAATACCTTCCTGAGTGCGCTGCGCTCTGCACAAAAAGCCGGTATGGACCAGGTCTTTCCAACCAGCTATAAAGAAACCGTTGAAAAAATGATCCTGGCTACGATTAACTTTTCCTTCCCGGATTATACCTACCCCGTATTCAGCGATGCAAAGCTGGTCGATAAATCGTCGATGCTGAAGTCTTATGCCAGCTGGGCCAAAGCATTTCCGCACAATGAAGTAATCCGGTATTACGCCACCGACGGTAAAAAGGGTAAACAGCCCCCATTCCTTTCCCACGGCCTCACCACTTCCGGCTTTTATACCTTCCGGAATGGCTGGCACCATGCATCCACGGTAATGGTGCTGAAAGCCAGCCCTCCCGGAGCTTTCCACGCCCAGCCCGATAACGGCACTTTCGAGCTATGGATCAAGGGCCGCAACTTTACACCGGATGCCGGCTGTTATGTATATGCCGGCGATTCCACGATCATGAAACTCCGCGATTGGTACCGGCAAACCCGTGTACACAGCACCCTGACCTTGAATAATGAGAATATGGTTATTACCAGGGCGGCCCTGCAGCAATGGAAAACAGGCAAGGGCCTGAATATCCTTACTTATACCAATCCCAGTTATGAAAACCTGGATCACCAGCGGACGGTATTATTCATCGATCAGCAATATTTTCTCGTTATCGACCGGGCTATCGGGAAGGCAACCGGCATCATCGGCACCCACTTTCAGCTCAAGGAAAACAGCAATCCTGTTTTTGACCGGCAGCGCCACGCCGTATACACTACTTATGCCGATGGTAACAACCTGCTGATCCAGAACCTGAACCAGGACGCCATTGCATTAAAAGAGGAAGACGGTAAGGTTTCCTATTCCTATCGCCAGGAACTGGAACGACCGGCATTTGTATTTGAAAAATCAAAAACAGCCAATGCAGCGCAAACCTTTATTACCTTACTTTATCCCTTTAACGGCAAAAAAGCACCGGTGATCACATTAAAAGAAAAGCCCGGAAACAACTACGAAACAGGAACCATTCGCCTAACGTTAACGGTTGATGGAAAGACTAGAGATATTACCGTGCAGTAA
- a CDS encoding ring-cleaving dioxygenase, which translates to MENKVLGLHHITAIADNAKRNHAFYTSVLGLRLVKKTVNFDDPGTYHFYYGNESGAPGTILTFFPWEGIGKGTAGAGMATEIGYTVPEGSFGFWKKRFEANKIGYKEVEIFGEPQLVFNDPDGLQLSLIAPAAADNRVPWTTDAVSADVATRGFHNTTLTLKQAAPTAKVLTDLLGYRQTVQEGNRYRFVNENIDTANYIDIIEDSKAGYGRNAAGTNHHIAFRVKDDTVQMELREKIAAAGLNITQKIDRDYFYSLYFREPGGVLFEIATDNPGFTRDEPLEALGTALKLPKQYEPARTKIEAVLPQL; encoded by the coding sequence ATGGAAAATAAAGTTTTAGGATTGCATCATATCACCGCGATAGCGGACAATGCCAAACGTAACCATGCATTTTATACTAGTGTTTTGGGGTTGCGGCTGGTAAAGAAAACCGTAAACTTCGACGACCCCGGTACCTACCATTTCTATTATGGAAATGAAAGCGGCGCACCGGGCACCATTCTTACCTTCTTTCCCTGGGAAGGCATCGGGAAGGGCACTGCCGGCGCCGGGATGGCCACAGAGATTGGCTATACGGTTCCGGAGGGAAGTTTCGGTTTCTGGAAAAAACGTTTTGAAGCAAACAAGATCGGGTATAAAGAAGTAGAAATATTCGGGGAGCCACAGCTGGTCTTCAACGACCCCGATGGCCTGCAACTTTCGCTGATCGCTCCTGCAGCCGCAGACAACCGCGTACCGTGGACAACCGATGCCGTTTCCGCAGATGTTGCCACCAGGGGCTTTCACAACACAACACTTACCCTGAAGCAGGCTGCTCCTACCGCAAAAGTACTGACCGACCTCCTGGGTTACCGGCAAACAGTGCAGGAGGGCAACCGCTACCGTTTTGTAAATGAAAATATAGATACCGCTAATTATATCGATATTATAGAAGATTCCAAAGCAGGTTACGGACGCAATGCAGCCGGCACCAATCACCACATCGCCTTCCGGGTAAAGGATGACACGGTTCAGATGGAGCTGCGGGAAAAAATAGCAGCGGCCGGACTGAATATTACGCAAAAGATCGACCGGGATTATTTTTATTCGCTTTATTTCCGGGAACCGGGTGGTGTGCTATTTGAAATCGCTACCGATAACCCGGGCTTCACAAGGGACGAACCGTTGGAGGCATTGGGCACTGCATTAAAACTGCCCAAACAATATGAACCGGCGCGGACAAAGATTGAAGCCGTTCTTCCCCAATTGTAA
- a CDS encoding glycoside hydrolase family 71/99 protein, whose amino-acid sequence MKFILPTHRFLLLAGCFLLWPLYGPAQTLTAYHSLQTATDELGRQVPGYETTGAPRKDKFVGLFYWTWHTRQGKDNPPFNVTEYLTRDPKAIDNYDHPIWPKRNSPWFWGEPLLGYYLDTDAWVLRKHAEMLADAGVDVIIFDCTNGNITWKESYMKLCEVFTRARKDGVPTPQIAFMLPFWPSDGGKEILRELYNDLYRPGLYKDLWFMWKGKPLIMGLPEFADDIAGKENDPAQRAAMKRFFTFRPGQPVYNKGPERPDHWGWLEIFPQHGFVKNQQGGFEQVTVGVAQNWSQERGLTAMNAPGAFGRSYTHAKGQITTPGAVNYGYNFQEQWERALELDPELIFITGWNEWIAGRYKVWQQQTNAFPDECDQEGSRDVEPMKGGHGDNYYYQMVSNIRRFKGLPAPQPASTPISIRMDGMFDEWKNVTPVFHTYKGNTQHRNSPGWGSLYYRNNTGRNDIVLARVARDNEHFYFYVETAAALTPRTDPGWMRLFIDSDNDKNTGWEGYDFMVNRLNPAQKAILEKSTGGWYWEKAGELEYAVAGNKMELKIPRALLGIPGKADFGFKWSDNMQQEGVITDFIVNGDVAPLGRFNFHFTAP is encoded by the coding sequence ATGAAATTCATTTTGCCAACACATCGTTTTCTGCTTTTGGCCGGCTGCTTTTTACTGTGGCCGCTCTATGGCCCTGCTCAAACATTAACAGCGTACCATTCCCTGCAAACGGCCACAGATGAGCTGGGAAGGCAGGTGCCGGGCTATGAAACCACCGGTGCTCCGCGAAAGGATAAGTTTGTGGGACTGTTTTACTGGACCTGGCATACCCGGCAGGGTAAGGATAATCCACCCTTCAATGTAACGGAATACCTGACCCGCGATCCGAAGGCCATCGACAATTACGACCATCCCATCTGGCCCAAACGTAACAGCCCCTGGTTCTGGGGCGAGCCCTTGCTGGGCTATTACCTGGATACGGATGCGTGGGTATTGCGTAAACATGCAGAAATGCTTGCAGACGCAGGTGTGGATGTGATTATTTTTGACTGTACCAATGGAAATATAACCTGGAAGGAATCCTACATGAAACTCTGCGAGGTATTTACCAGGGCCAGGAAGGATGGCGTTCCGACACCGCAGATCGCTTTTATGCTCCCGTTCTGGCCCAGCGACGGAGGTAAGGAGATCCTGAGGGAGCTGTACAATGACCTCTATCGGCCGGGGCTTTATAAAGATCTCTGGTTTATGTGGAAAGGAAAACCACTGATCATGGGACTGCCGGAGTTCGCGGATGACATTGCAGGGAAGGAAAATGATCCGGCACAGCGTGCGGCCATGAAGCGTTTTTTCACCTTCCGTCCCGGGCAGCCGGTGTATAATAAAGGGCCCGAGCGCCCGGATCACTGGGGTTGGCTGGAAATATTTCCCCAGCATGGCTTCGTAAAAAATCAACAGGGAGGCTTTGAACAGGTAACCGTAGGCGTGGCACAAAACTGGAGCCAGGAACGGGGGCTGACCGCTATGAATGCTCCCGGCGCTTTTGGCCGGAGTTATACCCATGCAAAAGGACAGATCACTACACCGGGTGCGGTAAATTATGGATACAATTTCCAGGAGCAATGGGAACGGGCCCTGGAGCTGGATCCGGAGCTTATTTTCATTACCGGCTGGAACGAATGGATTGCCGGGCGTTACAAGGTATGGCAGCAACAGACCAATGCATTTCCTGATGAATGTGACCAGGAGGGGAGCCGTGATGTAGAGCCGATGAAGGGCGGACATGGCGATAACTATTATTACCAGATGGTGTCCAATATCCGCCGGTTTAAAGGGCTGCCGGCGCCGCAACCCGCTTCAACGCCTATTTCCATCCGGATGGACGGAATGTTTGATGAGTGGAAGAATGTAACCCCGGTGTTCCACACGTATAAGGGCAATACACAGCACCGGAACAGCCCGGGCTGGGGCAGCCTGTATTACCGGAACAATACAGGTCGCAATGATATTGTGCTGGCCCGGGTTGCAAGGGATAACGAACACTTTTATTTTTATGTAGAGACGGCTGCGGCGCTTACCCCCAGAACAGATCCGGGTTGGATGCGCCTTTTTATTGACAGCGACAATGACAAAAATACCGGCTGGGAGGGCTATGATTTTATGGTGAACCGGCTGAACCCGGCACAGAAAGCGATCCTTGAAAAATCAACAGGCGGCTGGTACTGGGAAAAAGCGGGGGAACTGGAATACGCCGTTGCCGGTAATAAAATGGAACTTAAAATACCGAGAGCATTACTGGGAATACCCGGGAAGGCGGACTTCGGTTTTAAATGGAGCGATAATATGCAACAGGAGGGGGTGATTACCGATTTTATCGTGAACGGAGATGTAGCACCCCTGGGAAGATTTAATTTTCATTTTACAGCGCCATAG
- a CDS encoding pirin family protein, producing the protein MQVQPFKASERGIKDAGWLRSNFVFSFSNYYNPVKSAFGTLMAFNDDYLAPGKGFGIHPHVNMEIISILLKGRMNHKDTLGYNTEFEEGGVQIMSAGSGLRHEEYNIGEEEVNFLQIWIYPKQQNITPRYQYRSFPKDARRNKLVTIVSGEEGQAHCWINQNARLSLGYFERDHSTTYSFNPENKCLFVFVISGSVTVNGVAVPQRDALGVWDTDTATIRCNEESEYLVIETVVNQK; encoded by the coding sequence ATGCAGGTACAACCGTTTAAAGCTTCTGAAAGAGGCATTAAAGATGCCGGCTGGCTGAGGAGCAATTTTGTTTTCAGTTTCAGCAACTATTACAATCCGGTTAAAAGTGCCTTTGGCACGTTGATGGCGTTCAACGACGATTACCTGGCGCCGGGAAAGGGATTTGGTATCCATCCGCATGTGAATATGGAGATCATTTCCATTTTACTGAAAGGCCGCATGAATCATAAAGATACGCTGGGATACAATACCGAGTTTGAGGAAGGAGGCGTGCAGATCATGAGTGCTGGTAGCGGGCTGCGGCATGAGGAATATAATATTGGGGAAGAAGAAGTGAATTTTTTGCAGATCTGGATCTACCCGAAACAGCAAAATATTACACCCCGGTATCAATACCGCAGTTTTCCAAAGGACGCCCGGAGGAACAAACTGGTAACCATTGTATCTGGTGAAGAGGGACAGGCGCATTGCTGGATCAACCAGAATGCCAGACTAAGCCTGGGCTATTTTGAAAGGGACCACAGCACCACTTATTCTTTTAACCCCGAGAACAAATGCCTGTTTGTATTTGTGATCTCCGGATCCGTTACCGTAAATGGTGTAGCTGTTCCCCAGCGTGATGCACTGGGCGTATGGGATACAGATACCGCCACCATCCGGTGCAATGAAGAAAGTGAATACCTGGTCATTGAAACGGTGGTAAATCAGAAGTAA
- a CDS encoding alpha/beta hydrolase gives MHSLNITTGGKELSKASRAVIMLHGRGATAGDILSLSGHLNIADAALLAPQATNYTWYPYSFMAPVQENEPWLSSAITMVQQTVKTVSDAGITAENIYFLGFSQGACLTLEYIARHAQRYGGAVAFTGGLIGDQLYTQHYKGDFRQTPVFIGTSDPDVHVPAERVHATAKLLTQMNADVTEKVYPNMGHTINADEIALANRLVFDPQQ, from the coding sequence ATGCATTCATTAAATATAACAACCGGCGGAAAGGAGTTGAGCAAGGCTTCCCGTGCCGTGATCATGCTGCACGGACGCGGTGCAACGGCCGGCGATATCTTATCGCTTTCCGGCCACCTTAACATAGCAGACGCCGCATTGCTGGCTCCGCAAGCCACCAATTACACCTGGTATCCCTATTCTTTTATGGCCCCGGTTCAGGAAAATGAACCCTGGCTTTCTTCCGCCATTACAATGGTACAACAAACGGTGAAAACCGTGTCCGACGCCGGCATTACTGCCGAAAACATTTATTTCCTTGGCTTTTCACAGGGCGCCTGCTTAACCCTGGAATACATTGCAAGACATGCGCAGCGTTATGGCGGTGCCGTGGCCTTTACCGGCGGACTGATCGGCGATCAGCTTTATACGCAACACTATAAGGGTGATTTCCGGCAGACGCCTGTATTCATTGGCACCAGTGACCCGGACGTTCATGTTCCGGCGGAACGGGTACATGCCACCGCGAAATTGTTAACGCAAATGAATGCGGATGTTACAGAGAAAGTGTATCCCAATATGGGACACACCATCAATGCAGATGAAATTGCCCTGGCAAACCGGCTTGTTTTTGACCCGCAACAGTAA